The Marinilongibacter aquaticus genome has a window encoding:
- a CDS encoding outer membrane protein assembly factor has product MNRLVVLVFLLFSTAAFSQGYYDVTQEEFGQNRIQIRKLNWKTIQSNNFEFNFYRGGDELAVKAAKIAEGEYKKITNTLGYTPFTTIKIFLYNNKNQLSQSNIGLTSPILYDGGILNLSRSRIEIPYTGSDSLFRQELVKEISNLFVYDMLYGGSLKEVLQSSLMLTVPEWYMKGIAAYIASESDTPEFAALAQETILKNANKRINGLTGRDAEIIGQSIWNYIAVKYGRDNISNILNLTRIIRAEQSSITSTLGISFNQFLHNWKDFYMNGAKVETEVEEEPVVENKVPLNSGVAPLENLRSDEVDTEYYTFDPENVKSSSLALTQKSEEKSSTFDRKKLAANKEELKISPTKAYQNLLLTQDLKTTFFNDPVRRLGMYNTLTLNDLLENHIIQFKLFFTPSIKNHDLGVKYMNYENRVDWGFSFNRRSIYFDQLSGKKQNYLFLPFNSATPNPILNRRLYLHEFNAHVSYPFSNHLKVLFTPHVYINNDIDYFELSKKALSSTLAGLKAEIVYDNTVQSVEHGQMVGTRAKLAYEKNIGFSKDNSNFNRMYLDIRHYRPITKGLVIAGRFNYGKSNGQSPKYSFLGGMENTLNRSVYDGTTATVTSQPTDIRDIVFYNYPGSLRGFQFGKLYGTNYMLFNAELRFALGSLLSRSSVTSNVIRNLQFVLFGDSGTAWNGNKGPWSKENSLNTQTIGSPGDPFSAVVTNFKNPFLFGYGGGVRTTILGIYVKADYAFGVENKSVNAGRFYLSLGHDF; this is encoded by the coding sequence ATGAATAGACTCGTTGTACTCGTTTTTTTGCTCTTCAGCACCGCTGCGTTTTCTCAGGGTTATTACGATGTAACCCAAGAGGAATTTGGGCAAAACAGGATTCAGATTCGCAAGCTGAACTGGAAAACAATTCAAAGCAATAATTTTGAATTCAACTTCTATAGAGGAGGGGATGAACTCGCTGTAAAGGCTGCAAAAATTGCCGAAGGAGAGTACAAAAAAATCACCAACACACTGGGATACACGCCTTTTACCACCATCAAGATTTTCCTGTACAACAACAAAAACCAATTGTCGCAAAGCAATATTGGGCTCACATCCCCCATTTTGTACGACGGAGGGATTTTGAACCTTTCTCGATCCAGAATTGAAATTCCATACACAGGAAGCGACAGCCTTTTCAGGCAAGAATTGGTCAAAGAAATTTCGAACCTCTTCGTCTACGATATGTTGTACGGCGGATCACTCAAAGAGGTTTTGCAAAGTTCGCTCATGCTTACAGTACCCGAGTGGTACATGAAGGGTATTGCCGCATACATCGCTTCTGAAAGTGATACTCCAGAATTTGCGGCATTGGCCCAAGAAACCATTCTTAAAAACGCCAACAAACGAATCAACGGGCTTACCGGCCGCGATGCAGAAATTATTGGCCAGTCGATCTGGAACTACATTGCTGTAAAATATGGCCGCGACAATATTTCCAACATTTTGAACCTCACTCGCATTATCCGGGCAGAGCAGAGCAGTATTACCAGTACTTTGGGCATTTCTTTCAACCAATTCTTACACAATTGGAAAGACTTCTACATGAATGGAGCGAAGGTAGAAACCGAAGTCGAAGAAGAGCCTGTGGTCGAAAACAAAGTACCTTTAAATTCCGGTGTGGCTCCTTTGGAAAACTTACGCTCGGATGAAGTAGATACCGAATATTATACTTTCGACCCTGAAAACGTAAAGAGCTCTTCTTTGGCCCTTACCCAAAAGAGCGAAGAAAAAAGCAGCACATTCGATCGAAAAAAATTGGCTGCAAACAAAGAAGAGTTGAAAATATCGCCCACCAAGGCCTACCAAAATTTATTGTTGACACAGGATTTAAAAACCACCTTTTTCAATGATCCTGTACGCCGCTTGGGCATGTACAACACACTGACTTTAAACGACTTACTTGAAAACCACATCATTCAATTCAAGTTATTCTTCACCCCCTCCATCAAAAACCATGATTTGGGTGTCAAATACATGAATTATGAGAATCGTGTCGACTGGGGTTTCAGTTTCAATCGCAGATCCATCTATTTCGATCAATTGAGCGGTAAAAAGCAAAACTACCTCTTTTTGCCTTTCAATTCGGCCACGCCCAACCCCATTCTCAACAGAAGATTGTACTTGCACGAGTTCAATGCCCATGTCAGTTATCCATTCAGCAACCACCTGAAAGTGTTGTTCACACCGCATGTATACATAAATAACGACATCGACTATTTTGAACTTTCGAAAAAAGCCCTGAGCAGTACATTGGCCGGGTTAAAAGCCGAAATCGTGTACGACAATACTGTACAATCTGTAGAACACGGACAAATGGTGGGCACCCGTGCCAAATTGGCTTACGAAAAGAATATTGGATTTTCCAAAGACAACAGCAATTTCAACAGAATGTATTTGGATATCCGCCATTACCGCCCGATTACGAAAGGCTTGGTTATTGCAGGACGTTTCAATTACGGAAAATCAAACGGCCAAAGTCCGAAATATTCATTCTTGGGAGGCATGGAAAACACACTCAACCGCAGTGTGTACGACGGCACCACAGCGACTGTTACAAGCCAACCAACGGACATTCGCGACATTGTATTCTACAATTATCCGGGAAGTTTAAGAGGATTTCAATTCGGAAAACTCTACGGAACAAATTATATGCTTTTCAATGCCGAGTTGCGTTTCGCATTGGGCAGTCTACTGTCTAGAAGTTCAGTCACTTCAAACGTGATTCGCAATTTACAATTTGTACTTTTCGGCGATTCGGGCACGGCATGGAATGGAAATAAAGGCCCTTGGAGCAAAGAAAACAGCTTGAACACACAAACCATCGGAAGTCCTGGAGATCCTTTCTCTGCAGTCGTGACCAACTTTAAAAATCCTTTCCTCTTCGGTTACGGTGGAGGAGTAAGGACAACGATTTTGGGCATTTATGTCAAGGCGGATTACGCCTTTGGTGTAGAGAACAAATCGGTGAACGCGGGTCGCTTCTACCTTTCTTTGGGTCACGATTTCTAA
- a CDS encoding NAD(P)/FAD-dependent oxidoreductase encodes MIDFLIIGQGLAGTTLAHHLLERKQKIALIHSPTKTCSSLVAGGMFNPVTGKHLAKTWLVDQLFPKLKTFYRQIEAQTGENLLFEIPIYRPFKNENQQNQFIKAIEKHGLQELCEIRPPSNETNIENPLGGILTKMSGRLDVPKYLQASAQLFANQGILIEDEFQHDLLQIGTENIEYKEIRAKHIIFCEGNAVENNPFFNALPFNPVKGETLEVEFEEPLSDWIINQGKWLMPLGEKRYKAGSTYVWHELNNRTSEEGRQQIQEGIRQFIKKDFRILKQEAGVRPATKTRRPFLGAHPKYKALYIFNGLGTKGVSLAPFFAENLTNHLLEGKELYSETTIGQYYALY; translated from the coding sequence ATGATCGATTTTTTGATAATTGGCCAAGGTTTGGCAGGTACCACTTTGGCCCATCATCTGTTGGAGCGGAAACAAAAAATTGCCCTCATCCATTCGCCTACAAAAACCTGTTCATCGCTCGTGGCTGGCGGCATGTTTAATCCTGTGACAGGAAAACATTTGGCCAAAACTTGGCTGGTGGATCAGTTGTTCCCAAAGCTGAAAACATTTTATCGCCAAATTGAAGCCCAAACTGGCGAAAATCTTCTTTTTGAAATCCCGATTTATCGCCCTTTCAAAAATGAGAATCAACAAAATCAATTTATAAAAGCCATTGAAAAGCACGGACTTCAAGAGCTATGCGAAATTCGCCCACCAAGCAACGAAACGAATATTGAAAACCCTTTGGGTGGCATTCTTACGAAAATGTCGGGGCGTTTGGATGTTCCCAAATACCTGCAAGCCTCGGCCCAATTGTTTGCCAATCAGGGCATTTTAATCGAAGACGAATTCCAACATGACCTCTTGCAAATCGGTACGGAAAATATAGAATACAAAGAAATTAGGGCCAAGCACATCATTTTCTGTGAAGGGAATGCCGTTGAAAACAATCCATTTTTCAATGCACTGCCTTTCAATCCTGTAAAAGGCGAAACCCTTGAAGTCGAATTCGAAGAGCCGCTCTCTGACTGGATCATCAACCAGGGGAAATGGCTTATGCCCCTTGGCGAGAAACGCTACAAGGCGGGCTCTACCTATGTTTGGCACGAATTGAACAACCGCACTTCTGAGGAGGGCCGACAGCAAATTCAAGAGGGTATTCGTCAGTTTATCAAAAAGGATTTCCGTATCCTCAAACAAGAAGCGGGGGTGCGGCCCGCCACCAAAACCCGAAGGCCCTTTCTCGGGGCCCACCCCAAATACAAAGCCCTCTATATTTTCAATGGACTGGGCACAAAAGGCGTTTCATTGGCCCCATTTTTTGCCGAAAATCTAACAAATCACTTGCTCGAAGGAAAAGAATTGTATTCTGAAACAACCATAGGCCAATATTATGCGTTATATTAG